The stretch of DNA ACCCGAGTTTTATATCTAGAACAAAACTCTCTTCAAATCTGTACAGTACGCTACTTCACTTCACACACGAGCATTAATTATaccataattataattagtaACTTTTGTACACCACTCTGCAGTTCTAACAGTACACTTTTAGATCTGTCGCTAAATGGAAAGTAGTATGTACACCAATATAATATGATATACTGTTTTCGGTACAggtgtgtgcataaaaatagCACCTTGCAACATTTAACGAGACATTTCCAGTATGCCAAATTGAGcatattttgcttttcttgctTGCAATTATTACTTTTCATTGTAGCATTTGGGTCTTCCTCGTTAagtatattattattattagcttaGCACTTCAGAGGTGTCGTTGCCAAATGTACCCTAAAATGTATGCCATGCCTATAAGTCGATTTCCAAAACTTGACAAAACAAAGCCTTAAGCCAAGAACAAAATAATCTAAGAACAGAGTTGAAGGTCCAGTTACTGAGCAGTACTCCAACCTCTTGGACTTCTTATTGTAAATTATATATGGACTTTTGtttaaaatcaacaaaaaatctATGAATTACCTATAAGATTTCTCTCCAACAGTGCACAAAGtataataaattcaaattttaaaagGCCGCATAGATTTGATTAGATTTACATATAGACGAGCAGATCTATTCTATTATGGAacaatttgaacattttcaaatgaatcttATATCAAACATTgtaatttgatatttaatataatttttatgtatgtatgtatagcaTTCAGGCTACAAGAAAAAAATTGTGTACTGattttgaaaacaaaatatacataaacacaaaagcaTACAACATGGGAAATATAATTTGGGAGCTGCATTAcatggaatttaattaaatatgcttTAAAGATCATACAATAACTCTGAATCAAGGTCTTTTAATTCTTAAAATCCAGATCAGACATAAATTCTAACTTAATTCCTCGTATGATTAAGGCCCAATTAGCAGTTCCACTTGATGTTTATGTAAGTGGTAGCGAAAATATAGATCCTTCTTATCCGTAGATTCAGTACATTCAGAGCTTTATTAACCTTTTGTAGAAATTATATAGCCTACGAACAAGTCCCTTAGCCCTATGATAATCCTGCAGCAAGCTGTGGTTCCTGACTCGCCCTCCAGAATCCTTCCTTGGGATGAATAAAGAAACACTACAAATCGACGGAGTTAGTACAATTTCTTCTTGTCGATGAGGGGTGCTGCGGTGGCCCCTGCTTTCTGTTTTGAGTTCTTTCATgttgtaattgaatttttgtaatttttatttttccggttctttaaatataatataataataataataatttttccagctgatttttattttgtagttttgtttttctttgtatttaAACTTATTATGTTTGATGCTGTGTTGTTGGTAGCTGTCTAgcttttaatgtttaatgctTACATAATTTTTTTCTcagtaattattattaaattatttccgTTTatgctgtgttgctgtttctgctgttgcttttcggTCAAACACTACCTCTCATtcccagtaccagtaccaagGCCCAGTCTGCTGCCACCAATTTActgccagttgttgttgttgctgctgcgtgaCCCTCGTTCCCCTTGTGGCGGCTACTGTCGCATCTGATGATGTTCATGCTGATGTTCATgatgctgttgtcgctgccacgcaggcggaggcggcagcagcggcagaggcacaacttgatgttgctgccgttggtgttgctgtttatgctgttgttgatgttgttccTGAtcttgttggtgttggtgtaaCTGTGGTTTCTTTTGTTGGGTTTACTGCAAATTCTGATGTtggtgtggctgttgttgttgtcgttttcgCTATAGCCGCAGCTTCTTctgatattgttgttgttgttgttgctattcaAGTTGatcttgttattgttgttgtggtcaACCGCCCGGCGGCTGTTGCCAGTAATAAcaacattgctgctgctgcggctgatgcTGCAGATAATCCTTCTCCTTGGATTTTGTTGACTATTGTTGTaaaatgttgttgttatctttgttgctgttgttgtcgctgttgttgtgtttgctgttggtgctgttgttgttgctgctgctgatgttgctgtttttgttggaCTGCAATCTGGAACGCATCACATAGCATACTTTCTAGTCCACTCTCGTGCCAGCTCATTGTATTTTTCCCGATCGGTTTTATATATTCGGGCAATCTCTGGAACAAGCGGATCGTCTGGATTGGGATCACAGAGTAGAGAGCAAATTGATAATAAGACTGcaaaatagagagaaaaatacaatacaaatttGTTATTAGACTTTCAATATAAATGCAGCAATTCAGTTGAGTAAATACCTTTTGAAATAGTTAATGCTGGCGACCACTGAGATCTTAATATATCGAGACAAATCGATCCATTGCTGTTGATGTTTGGATGGTATATGCGCGTTGTAAATGCCACTTTTGGTGGCTTAAAGGGATAGTCTGTTGGAAAATGTATAGTTAAGAAGAATACACCTCCTTGATAAGGGCTGTCCGGCTGCAAGAGataacaaataataaagaataagtaaagaatttttaatatttacaaagAGAAAAACTAATATTTTGTCTTGTTGGTTTCGTGCGTTGCAAGGCAAAATGGGTGGACAGTGGAATTGATGGAAATCAGTGGGTTTGGACAGTATATTTAAGCTATCAAAGCTGaattaaattgtatatttcAACAGAATGTGCCTTTTATCATTAAGGTAGCAAATCGACATCACTTTCCGAAGTCTTCTATGAGTTTGGTAACTTGCTTCTCTATATTCTTCCGTACTCTCAAGAAATATGGGATAAACCTTAATGTGAAATATAAAGTGAACAGACTCTACTCTGAGATTCTGGGAAGGCGCGCTAAATACTTGGAAAGGCACCTTAAGACCTTGCGTTGAGAGTATATAAAATACTAACAAAGTTATTATTcaaacaaatgaatatttgcaatttttaaataatggAACTACTGCACATAGTCCTTCACAGAAATATTCTATAAAACCAACATATTCATGGTCTGTCTATAACAAATATTGGATTAAACCATAAAGTTTAACAAAGTCTTAACTGAATTTAAGGTTTATCTATTGTTAACTATCTTATTAGTGTTTATAGAATAAATCTTCAACGATTCGAGCTATTTTTAGTGTGTTTCTATCAGCTGTAAAATCCGAAATCCCATCAGAACTTTAactgcaaaaaacaacaagacaATTAgtttaaatctttaaaaacTGATCAAACAGTTTGATCTGTTTGCATGGTAGTAGCAATCTCTGATCTGCCTTGCTTGTTATACTGGAAAGTATGTAGAAGACGTCTTACCGGGCCCATTATTGTAGCTTGCCAGTGAAACACTGtaacaaagagagaaaagaaatagGGATACATTAGTTAAATATTGATAAATACGCATTAGAAGAGATAATGGTCAAAGTACTTGGagcaaatatgtacaaaatgCAATCATCACCACCGTAGaaaagttgtttgtgtttgtttgtcttcATTTAAACGAGGATATGGATAGATAGCCTTGAAACAGTGAGCATTCGCAGTGCAAAATGTAGCGTGGCTTAAGGTAAAATGTTGGAATACCATTATCTTTGAATGgaacatttatttcaattaattttcatttgtacTAACATTAAAATGTCCAATACTGTAATTACCCATTAGCCAGGTATCACTGTATgtactgtatgtgtgtgtttcagtgTTGCCCAACTCGCTCattaccaaaaacaaatgcagcagcaactgcattGCACCgccccttctctctctctaactcaCTATCtgtcctctctctgtctctatctatGTAGCTCTCAttctctttgtgtctctggTTCTGCCGTTTTGCCTCTCTCATTGCCACACGCTCTTTGGCGTTTCCCGTgcagaagaacaaaaacaaacaatgccagagccaaagagccTTGGCACCGACAACTGGCAGCGAcgtcagcagaagcagcagcagcttgctATCTCGCTCGTACACcagcagacagacggacgtAGAGACAGACAACAGAACAGTTGGCTCAGGCCCCAGCCCCATGGCCAGAGCTACTGCGCCGCTCTACTGTCAATGTCATCCCGGGGACCCAGGGCGAGTCCGTCGTGACGTCGCatgcagcagaaacagaaaaacctTCCTCTAACCGCTGAGAACTGGGCCGTCGGACCCCAGCTGGTAGCTGCAGCTACCTTCCGTCCCCCCTTCCTCCCATTCTTCACCATGTTCTGTCCTGCTCCTCTTCTGACCAAAGATACCATAATTACACAAATCGCTCTCGTTTACAGTTGGGCCTGGTCTGGAATTGCCCagctcttttatttatttagccGTGTCGAGTCGAGATTCCCCTGAGCAGACACACGATAGTAATCTCCATATAGATGCAGCGACGATTATGCCACTTAACtaataatcaataaattctGGGCAGTGTTTGTCGATAAGGGTAAAGGTGGAAGGTTGTGTCAGGGGAAgggaaaaagtaaagaatAATTATTATACAACTGCCACAAATTCTAGCAGATCGTGAGGAAATCAATCAGAAATTGATTTTCGACTGGGAAAACTCTATTAGGCAGAccttgatttattttgataaGTGAGCACCCTTTCTGATTTTCGGTAGCAGTATGGTAATCATGCACACGacttttactttgtttttggcactatatacataaatccttttaattcacacatttttgtCTCTTATAAATATCCTAAAATTTTCAACATATTTTTCCACTTTCTCTAACGTATAGTCAATGcttcataaataatataaatgcGTATTActtaaaaaaaattacattagTAGGAATCTAATCTACAACGATCTAACATTATAGACACCCGACGGTAGGCCCAAAACGAAATCATTACccaacaccccacacacacatactataGGCCCCGCCCCTTCattgaatttcttttgtttttccctcctCGCGTTAGTCGGAAACTTTTGGGCAAGGGCCGTGTCGGAtcgggttttgtttttgtgttacaGTTGCCGAATGAGCGCACTGCCAGAATAATACTCGTTGTGATAAGACGCTGTGTAAGAGAAATGCAACTCTACATGATAAGCAACCGCGGAAGCGATTCGCATGTACAACCTATCTATAAAACATACACAGatctttatgtgtgtatgtgaattttaattttaatagatGATTAAATGGTGATAATACCAATTGAGTGAAATACAGCCATAATTATCTGTAAACGATGACAATTGATATTATtcatagttttattttataactCGCACTGAATCATGTGTAATTCGAAGTGTGTAATCCAAGGAGAGAGGCAAACTCAATTTTATAAGCAAAGAAAGGGTAATGCCAgtaataaatgtttttttacattaattactcaacaaaaaacacactaaAAGAGTGACTGTACCAGAGCTTGTaataaatggaatgaaaataaGA from Drosophila subobscura isolate 14011-0131.10 chromosome O, UCBerk_Dsub_1.0, whole genome shotgun sequence encodes:
- the LOC117896539 gene encoding ubiquitin-conjugating enzyme E2-17 kDa isoform X2, encoding MTTLLLKELQDLGRDPPAQCSAGPVGDDLFHWQATIMGPPDSPYQGGVFFLTIHFPTDYPFKPPKVAFTTRIYHPNINSNGSICLDILRSQWSPALTISKVLLSICSLLCDPNPDDPLVPEIARIYKTDREKYNELAREWTRKYAM
- the LOC117896539 gene encoding ubiquitin-conjugating enzyme E2-17 kDa isoform X1, with the protein product MALKRINKELQDLGRDPPAQCSAGPVGDDLFHWQATIMGPPDSPYQGGVFFLTIHFPTDYPFKPPKVAFTTRIYHPNINSNGSICLDILRSQWSPALTISKVLLSICSLLCDPNPDDPLVPEIARIYKTDREKYNELAREWTRKYAM